In Bacteroidota bacterium, a single genomic region encodes these proteins:
- a CDS encoding T9SS type A sorting domain-containing protein yields MKIQTKVISSVYFILCLFNFLNTQAQTENENLMKYWNYRNKFKSQFVSIGPLKGMGINISNIDADPTSLGQECGSPAWTLHSPNYGFRRMGDAMAQQGDYLAVLATEYKLLNDENKDCSGTLNELYYAINAVDRLDKTAEAYFNPSLLDDANGFLLRDDFDETLIQNWTDEYPVTNDPRDRFDAMYSSYYSQKNVTENGGQAREGNACSQDQMIALMLGFVHIKKFVGHVYVKPKPTDTGFFIDDKIKEITEHFMQYLTTIYQWNSLEYRVLKTNITPSIPSVTSPAIGTAGSLTVFQGLPANTLTVTSNCDVIENWVLVNPVLGKKEPSGSEARPFSYGIAKAADVITGNVHNYAGTIGIIHKADDNIGDGKPCVIPHDITVPLSIVNTAFWQNFQNLTLLPGGIVPVNIPKMCVILPPFAAVPLLPTIPYTICFDAFTYKFQSGLLDADYNVNLALSLAVAGDSWSHYNIDRMSNDWDMWIFDLSYAVLHNVPPLRSQAFYLNILNSAPCDGPHNYSPASTIDPTLITGEWDENSRWSHPFGPSGFTRGEYNGNDYMWMYNLYQLAFKSLPTTPAYTNSSCSCTSNYFIDNPQNSTNENIHSTHVNLKRKFPEYLDVNIPIEEYLTHNLLVDNIGKLTVQTDLNVCNNSTLAIELNGLEIGNSSNTSISERGLLRVKSGSTLKLSSGASVIINDYSKIIIEAGANLIIEPYVTIKLQGEHSLFDVQGYCNIDIPSFTSVSVRKGSASNGGVFKLNAGTFDLNSDAYLEIEHCKVYLNNYTFNYFENAHILLTGEESTLQFGGIINLQPKADLHFSGDGYLGFKLNWINNGDINIHGDASNSITLQGNGKIDKIAEVAMQTYVKADDNLKMQNIKDGLFEFGRDASWLMASSYRLDNLEATSIAGQSGGGDGFWVCAAPNHHIENVTFKALKNGLRASLFWGTANTLRMYNCSFEQCLNAFKYEDKGVMLENIDFIDCHYPIIGVSASTPSYFTNIAIKEAGGTYDDAINISSAGTATTYLNNCNIMKSNNGYYSTGIRYQGTSLLNLKCSNITANNNSLFLYNNVTLNVSPIINSPSSYRFGGNNSFRTDGGGISCVSANQLILENGFNDFTVDNPVSAQGSVMSGVVDKFSIDAQTGQKFIPAHNNKWVNEPIPSTKPNLPSNLTLISLLGNPTTGRINIIDDSPNYIACADEPGSVQIGYNERGLPINYCPKCPPIKSDYFWNTPMNDALRTALSTSIDESNSDNIFTSFKMFSDIFNTSTTYEESRINWDSEFAYLKMKELFGLMIKDDRIGTLDVKNEYCTKILEAESKLIINSREKDDDMNEFYYSIDLATTYRLLGNNEAALNVLNNIAPCLRLKEEQIKFLQNWITQIETEQLFKTGNIGIFEFDNYAGIQPTGNREFRTIGNTQANIDTIIYLSQEPLVPSNLQFVTDNAGNKYSISTVLDTVSYNYHLMKGDLINSVVWEQDFNGRNNGTDSVKAILIDDNNFIYVTGKSWNGVDFDVMTIKYDTAGNSYWKAVYNDMLIGNDEPIGFEIDSLFHMKVFVRSYNDSIQQYKTIYYSQCDTNCAQNYRIKNARETNTSSKLNTDLALNVFPTPTSDKLNLVVTTNNPSEIFSMKLYDVSGKLVLERKINYKYVMDVREYTKGVYQLIVSDGKHFLKKRVVIN; encoded by the coding sequence ATGAAAATTCAAACTAAAGTAATTTCGTCGGTCTATTTTATTCTTTGCTTATTTAATTTCTTGAATACTCAAGCTCAGACAGAAAATGAGAACTTAATGAAGTATTGGAATTATAGAAATAAGTTTAAAAGCCAATTTGTTTCCATTGGCCCTCTGAAAGGAATGGGAATTAATATTTCAAATATTGATGCAGATCCAACAAGTTTGGGTCAAGAATGTGGGTCCCCTGCTTGGACCTTGCATTCACCTAATTATGGGTTTAGAAGAATGGGGGATGCAATGGCTCAACAAGGCGATTATCTTGCTGTATTAGCAACAGAATACAAGCTATTGAATGATGAAAATAAAGATTGTTCTGGAACATTAAATGAATTATATTACGCGATAAATGCTGTGGATAGATTGGATAAGACTGCAGAAGCTTATTTTAATCCTTCTCTTTTGGATGATGCTAACGGTTTTTTATTAAGGGACGATTTTGATGAAACGTTGATTCAAAATTGGACAGATGAATATCCAGTGACTAACGACCCAAGGGACAGGTTCGATGCAATGTATTCTTCATATTATTCTCAAAAAAACGTTACGGAAAATGGAGGTCAAGCCAGAGAAGGGAATGCTTGTAGTCAAGATCAAATGATCGCATTAATGTTAGGTTTTGTTCATATTAAAAAATTTGTTGGTCATGTTTATGTAAAGCCCAAACCAACTGATACCGGATTTTTTATTGATGACAAAATAAAGGAAATTACAGAGCACTTTATGCAGTACTTAACTACAATTTATCAGTGGAATAGCCTAGAATATCGAGTTTTAAAAACTAATATTACGCCTTCAATACCAAGCGTTACTTCTCCTGCTATCGGTACAGCAGGTTCGCTTACTGTTTTTCAAGGATTACCTGCAAATACACTTACAGTAACAAGTAATTGTGATGTAATCGAAAATTGGGTTTTAGTTAATCCTGTTTTGGGTAAAAAGGAACCATCAGGGAGTGAAGCCCGTCCATTTTCATACGGAATTGCAAAAGCTGCCGATGTTATTACAGGAAATGTTCATAATTATGCTGGTACAATTGGAATAATTCACAAAGCTGATGATAATATAGGAGATGGTAAACCATGTGTGATTCCCCATGACATTACTGTTCCTCTATCTATTGTAAATACTGCTTTCTGGCAAAATTTTCAAAACTTAACTTTACTTCCTGGTGGAATAGTGCCGGTAAATATTCCTAAAATGTGCGTTATTCTTCCACCTTTTGCCGCTGTTCCTTTGCTTCCAACTATACCATATACAATCTGTTTTGATGCATTTACATATAAATTCCAGAGTGGTCTTTTGGATGCAGATTACAATGTAAATTTAGCATTGTCTTTGGCTGTAGCTGGAGATAGTTGGAGTCATTATAATATTGATAGAATGTCTAATGATTGGGATATGTGGATTTTTGATTTATCGTATGCGGTTCTTCATAATGTACCCCCTTTGCGCTCTCAAGCCTTTTATTTAAATATTCTCAATAGTGCACCTTGCGATGGCCCTCACAATTATAGTCCAGCTAGTACTATTGATCCCACATTAATAACAGGTGAATGGGATGAAAATTCTAGATGGTCTCATCCTTTTGGCCCAAGTGGTTTTACGAGAGGAGAGTATAATGGTAATGATTATATGTGGATGTATAATTTATATCAATTAGCATTTAAATCACTACCCACAACCCCTGCATATACTAATAGTTCATGCTCATGCACATCAAACTATTTTATAGACAATCCTCAAAATTCAACTAATGAAAATATTCATTCTACTCATGTTAACCTAAAAAGAAAATTTCCGGAATATCTGGATGTAAATATACCTATTGAAGAATACCTAACACATAATTTACTAGTTGATAATATAGGAAAGCTAACAGTTCAAACAGATTTGAATGTATGCAATAACAGTACATTAGCTATTGAGTTAAATGGTTTGGAAATAGGTAATTCTTCAAACACATCGATATCAGAACGAGGATTACTAAGGGTTAAGAGTGGATCAACATTAAAATTGTCATCCGGGGCTAGTGTAATAATTAATGATTATTCAAAAATAATTATTGAGGCAGGTGCGAATTTAATTATCGAACCATATGTTACTATTAAACTTCAAGGCGAGCATTCATTATTTGATGTTCAAGGTTATTGCAATATAGATATTCCAAGTTTTACTTCTGTTTCAGTAAGAAAAGGAAGTGCCTCGAATGGAGGAGTTTTTAAATTGAATGCAGGAACATTTGACCTCAATTCTGATGCATATCTTGAAATAGAACATTGTAAAGTCTATTTGAATAATTATACATTTAATTATTTTGAAAACGCTCACATTCTATTAACAGGAGAGGAGTCGACCTTACAATTTGGAGGTATAATAAATCTTCAACCAAAAGCAGATTTGCATTTTAGTGGAGATGGTTATTTAGGTTTTAAACTTAACTGGATAAATAATGGTGATATTAACATACATGGAGATGCAAGCAACTCTATTACTTTGCAAGGAAACGGCAAAATAGATAAAATTGCAGAAGTTGCAATGCAGACCTATGTGAAAGCCGATGATAATTTAAAAATGCAAAATATCAAAGATGGATTATTCGAATTTGGAAGAGATGCAAGTTGGTTGATGGCATCTAGCTATCGTTTAGATAATCTCGAAGCAACAAGTATTGCAGGGCAAAGTGGAGGGGGTGATGGTTTTTGGGTTTGTGCTGCACCGAATCATCATATTGAAAATGTAACTTTTAAGGCATTAAAAAATGGATTAAGGGCTTCATTATTCTGGGGCACCGCAAATACGTTGCGCATGTATAATTGTAGCTTTGAGCAGTGTTTGAATGCTTTCAAATATGAAGATAAAGGTGTAATGTTGGAGAATATTGACTTCATTGATTGTCATTATCCAATAATAGGTGTTAGCGCAAGTACACCAAGTTATTTTACAAATATTGCAATAAAAGAAGCTGGTGGAACTTATGATGATGCAATTAATATTTCCTCGGCAGGAACCGCCACTACATATTTGAATAATTGCAATATTATGAAAAGTAATAACGGATATTATTCTACAGGAATTAGATACCAAGGTACAAGTTTGCTTAACCTGAAATGCAGTAATATTACAGCAAATAATAACTCATTATTTTTGTATAATAACGTTACATTAAATGTAAGCCCAATAATAAACAGTCCTTCAAGTTATCGATTTGGTGGAAACAATAGCTTTAGAACTGATGGAGGTGGAATTAGTTGTGTTTCTGCGAATCAATTAATTCTTGAAAATGGATTCAATGACTTTACTGTAGATAATCCTGTTTCAGCTCAGGGTTCTGTTATGAGTGGTGTGGTAGATAAATTTAGTATTGATGCACAAACTGGACAAAAATTTATTCCTGCACACAATAATAAATGGGTGAATGAACCAATCCCTTCAACAAAACCTAATTTGCCCAGCAATTTAACTTTAATTTCCTTACTTGGAAATCCTACTACAGGCCGTATTAATATTATTGATGACTCACCGAATTATATTGCTTGTGCTGATGAACCAGGCTCTGTACAAATCGGATATAATGAACGTGGGTTACCCATAAACTATTGTCCTAAATGTCCACCAATAAAAAGCGATTATTTTTGGAATACACCAATGAATGATGCATTGAGAACCGCGCTAAGTACTTCAATTGATGAATCAAATAGTGACAATATTTTTACATCTTTCAAAATGTTCAGTGATATTTTTAATACCTCAACAACATATGAAGAAAGTAGAATAAACTGGGATTCGGAATTTGCATATTTAAAGATGAAAGAATTATTCGGATTAATGATTAAAGACGATAGAATTGGCACATTGGATGTAAAGAATGAGTATTGTACAAAAATCCTTGAAGCAGAAAGTAAATTGATTATAAATAGTAGGGAAAAGGATGATGATATGAATGAATTTTACTATTCTATTGACTTGGCAACAACATATCGATTGCTTGGTAATAATGAAGCAGCCTTAAATGTGCTTAATAATATAGCACCATGTTTGAGATTAAAAGAAGAGCAGATAAAATTCTTACAAAACTGGATAACTCAAATAGAAACCGAGCAATTATTTAAAACGGGCAATATCGGTATTTTTGAATTTGATAACTACGCAGGTATCCAACCAACTGGTAACAGAGAGTTTAGAACAATTGGAAATACACAAGCAAATATTGATACAATTATATATTTATCGCAAGAACCCTTGGTGCCATCAAATCTACAATTTGTTACCGATAATGCCGGAAATAAATACTCAATATCAACAGTATTGGACACTGTTTCTTATAACTATCATTTAATGAAAGGTGACCTTATAAATTCAGTTGTTTGGGAACAAGATTTTAATGGTAGAAATAATGGAACTGATTCAGTTAAAGCAATCCTAATTGACGATAATAATTTTATTTATGTTACTGGGAAAAGTTGGAATGGGGTTGACTTTGATGTTATGACTATAAAATATGATACTGCAGGGAATAGTTATTGGAAGGCTGTTTATAATGACATGTTGATTGGAAATGATGAACCGATTGGATTTGAAATTGATTCATTATTCCATATGAAAGTGTTTGTTCGTTCATACAATGATTCAATACAACAATACAAAACAATATATTACTCGCAGTGTGATACAAATTGTGCACAAAACTACAGAATCAAGAATGCAAGAGAGACGAATACTTCTTCTAAATTAAATACTGACTTGGCTTTAAATGTTTTTCCAACACCAACCAGTGATAAATTAAATTTAGTAGTAACTACAAATAACCCATCTGAGATTTTTTCAATGAAATTATATGATGTCTCAGGGAAATTAGTTTTAGAAAGAAAAATCAATTACAAATATGTAATGGATGTCAGGGAATATACAAAGGGTGTATATCAGCTAATTGTTTCGGATGGTAAACACTTTCTTAAGAAAAGAGTTGTAATTAATTAA
- a CDS encoding IS4 family transposase — translation MGHGKYVFSQVCEFLPARLFDKHVANFEGNNKVRHFTCWNQMLCMMFGQLSNRESLRDLMVCIEAHSTKYYRLGFGKNVSRSNLSRANENRDYRIYEQFAYEMIAIARECCKDDSDFHLNIKSNVYAFDSTLIDLCLNVFWWATFRKAKGAIKLHTLYDVKTSIPSFVHITAGDVHDINGLDALVYEAGAYYILDRGYVDFDRLYNIHQHHAFFVTRAKKNAQLTRIYSSKVNKKAGIRCDQIVKLSGFYAKQNYPEQIRRIKFYDKEQERSFVFLTNNLTLKAIDIADLYKYRWKVELFFKWIKQHLKVKSFWGVSANAVKTQIHIAIITYTLVAIIKSKLKLNRSTYEILQILGVSLLDKTQLNQLLAESVYQDVKEQICNQLKINLI, via the coding sequence ATGGGTCATGGAAAATATGTCTTTTCACAAGTTTGTGAATTTCTTCCAGCAAGATTGTTTGATAAACACGTTGCTAATTTTGAAGGAAATAATAAAGTAAGACACTTCACTTGCTGGAATCAAATGCTTTGTATGATGTTTGGTCAACTAAGCAATCGCGAAAGCTTAAGAGATTTGATGGTTTGCATCGAAGCTCATTCGACAAAATATTATCGTCTTGGTTTCGGTAAAAATGTATCTCGCTCCAATCTTTCCAGAGCAAACGAAAATCGTGATTATAGAATTTACGAACAGTTCGCTTATGAGATGATTGCTATTGCTCGTGAGTGCTGTAAAGACGATAGCGATTTTCATCTCAACATAAAAAGTAATGTTTATGCTTTTGACTCAACCCTCATTGATTTATGTCTAAATGTATTTTGGTGGGCAACATTCCGAAAAGCTAAGGGAGCCATAAAACTTCATACTCTTTACGATGTAAAAACCTCTATTCCATCCTTTGTGCATATCACTGCTGGTGATGTACACGATATAAATGGGTTAGATGCCTTGGTATACGAGGCAGGCGCTTACTATATATTGGATCGAGGATACGTTGATTTTGACCGGCTTTATAACATACATCAGCATCATGCATTTTTTGTGACTAGAGCTAAAAAGAATGCTCAACTTACAAGAATTTACTCTTCCAAGGTAAATAAAAAAGCAGGCATTAGATGTGATCAAATAGTAAAGTTGTCCGGGTTTTATGCTAAACAAAATTATCCTGAACAAATCAGAAGAATTAAATTTTACGACAAAGAACAAGAACGTTCGTTTGTATTTTTAACAAATAACCTAACTCTTAAAGCCATTGATATTGCTGATCTGTATAAATATAGATGGAAAGTAGAATTGTTTTTCAAATGGATTAAGCAGCATCTAAAAGTAAAATCTTTTTGGGGCGTTTCTGCAAATGCAGTTAAAACTCAAATCCATATTGCAATTATAACTTACACATTGGTAGCAATCATTAAAAGCAAACTTAAATTAAATCGTTCCACTTACGAAATCCTACAAATATTGGGAGTATCACTTTTGGATAAAACCCAGTTAAATCAGCTACTTGCTGAATCTGTCTATCAAGATGTCAAAGAACAAATATGTAATCAGTTAAAAATCAATCTAATCTAA